The Citrobacter telavivensis DNA segment TAGTGATGATCACGATATTCCTGATATCAATGCCAGTAACAACAACTTTTGTGTCGTTGATGCTTGAAGAAAACCAGAGAGAGCATCGTGATTTGATTTCCTTCCTGCAAATCAATTCCGTTTGGTTCGCAGGAGCCGGGGGGCTGGTGGCTATCTTCTTGTCAGCCCTGACAATGGTTCGCCTGAAGCAAAAACGTATCCGTCACAAAACATCGAACCTTAACCTCATCGTTGTGGGCCTTTTCGCGGGCGTAGTCTCTTTTGCCAGCGCGTATAAGCATCTAGCTTTCTTCAGTGGGGATGATGCGGGAGTGTTTTTATATGAGGCTATACCAGCCATCGATGACATCGACTGTAACGCGCCAATACTCCTGGTGAAATGGGAACCTGACTCAAAGAAGCCAACTGCATGGCGATGCCCTACGGGCGTTGCATTCAATATCAATAGTCCTACTCCATTCCTACCTTGGGGTTCATATGAGGAAGGGGAGAGTTCAAAACTAAATGAAGTGATGACAATTTTGATGAAAAATGCGGTCAAAATCGAAAAACGTCGCCATCTTGATGTCATCATTACGAGCTAAGGCCTTGTAATCACTGGATTACAGGGCTTTTTTATGTACCCGAAAAAAAAGAGACATTTTGTCCCCAAATACGCTTCGTCACCTGTTTGGTGTGTGTTTAACTGGATTTACAGCAAGCAACGAACCTCGCGACACAATAACTAAAGCGGAGAAACACCATGAACACCGACGTTAAAGCTATCTTCGAACAAAGCCGTACCCTGGAAAATCTGGAAGGCGCTGCGGTACTGATGCGCAGCTTAGACAAAGCGCCATCATCACTCCGAGCACTGAGCGATTTCGTAACCAAAGCGCGTAAAAGCGGCAATACGGAACAGTTCGAAGAAGCCGATATCGGGCGTAACAACGTCTTTGCGGTGAGCCCGTACTGGTTGTTTGTGGAAGAGGGACTGAACCTCCGCGACGTAAATTATGACCGTGCGGTAATGTTCAAACACGCTTATCTGGAACGTCCTCAGTCAGTGCCTGTCATCCGCGTTAAACCAGTAGTAGTGGAAGGCGTAACCCGCCTGAAAATCATTGATGGCCACCACCGTTTTGCTGGCCTGATGATGGCGATTGCTGAGGGCGCGAGCTTCCAGAAAATCACCGTCGAGGAATTTGAAGGCGGCAAGGACGAAGAAGTCTACAACATGATCGAGAGCGCCAACTCCCTTCAGTTGAAGATGGTGGAACGCGCTGAAGGCTTCAAGCGCCTGATTGGCTGGGGTCACACCATTGAGTCGATTGCTCAGCGTCTGGGTGTCTCTCTGGTCACCGTTCGCCGCAGTATCGTGCTGGCAAACGCTGACTTCAGCATCAAGATGCTGGTGAAAGAAGATAAGGTATCTGGTGACGTTGCCGTTGACGTTATTAACGAATGTCAGGGTACTGACCGCGACCCGTATGAAGTCCTGATGGAATCCCTGAAAAAGGCAGAAGGAGCTGGGAAAACCCGCGTCACTGCCAAATTCGTGAGTTCCAAGAAAAAGACTGGCCTGAAACCGAAAGTTATCCGTAAAACCTTCGACAGCCTGTTGCCAACCCTGAGCCAGCTGCGCGACCAGATCCCGCCGCAGCCGGAAGGTGAGCATGAAAATCAGATCGAAATTACGGAAACCGTGCCGGAAGAAGTCGTCTTACGCCTGACTCCTGAAATGGCCCGTACTCTGATGGCTACCCTGGCTGAACTGGAATCAGCAAAACAGGCAGAAGATGCTGAAGCTAATGGTGACAACGACGGTGATAGTGCTGAAAACAACGGCGGTGCTGACGATGCGACTGATGCCGATACCAATGGCGCTAACCAGCAGAATGGTGAAACTGAAGAGACTCAGCTGCACCCGGTGTACTAACCTCCCAGCAGGTCTTTAACAGACCTGCATAAAATTCCTTTTCATTCTGATGGGCCGGATAAACCGGCTCATATTTTTGCACATATAAATGGCCGCATTTTGCTGTCTTAAATTTTTCGATGATAGACAGGAGCGCATTAAAATATCAGGGTTATAGACTTTTTTGGATAGCAATGGGGGTCGCGTTGAATATTCAGACTAATTATATCGAGCTGCAAAATTGGCTCGAAAAGGCAAAAAGTATTTATTCCTCCGCAGGATGCCCGCACGAAAGAGTTGATGATGGCATTTTAAAAATTGCAATGCAGGTAGCGGCTATTAGAAAAACAAAACCAGATATGCTGCATGTATTCCTTCAGGAGTTAATTACTGAGTTCAAGGGTTATAAACTCATTCAGTGCCGATTCAATAAATCCAATTATGAGCATTTTGTTATGACCCCGGAAATTCAGATTCTGATCGGTGGTCTTATGGATAAAGCGTCAGAGGGAATAATGCTGGCTTCTATCTGCCACATGCTACAGGTAGATACGTTATCCGAACTTCTAAGCCTAATCCCAACGGGAATGCCAGACACCGATGTACTGGATGCGCTATGGCGTGATCAGAAGACGCCCGCAGGACTGAACCTGCTTGATGACTTCGTACTTCTGGATACCGTTGCGCTGGCTAATAAGCGGGGGATTGCTGCATGAATGTATCGGCGTTGATTAGTAGCCTCTATGTGACCGTTATCGCCGGGCAGGAGCTGGAAGCAAAAGCTCTGGAGCATCACGAACGCCGTACAGCTGGTCGATTTTGCCGAAAAACACTTTCTGTCCACGCGGTGAAGCGCAAGCCCGGGGTGGAATTTCTGGCGCGGCTGAAAGTCAATTACGCCCGCGCCAACCTGACAAACTGCGACCCCGGTACAGTAGCCGAGCTGAGGCTGGTGGGCCGCTCTGATGAAGCGAATGAGCTCTCTGAAGCAATTCTAAAGGCAATAGCATCCAGTTACCCGGAGTTGGTATCGGAATGCGCACGACAATTACAAAAACAAAAGCTATTCCAGAACCTCTGAGGCCACTTATGACTATGGCGGACATCTCGTTTACCGAAACAGGTGAGACAAAGCAAACAGCTGAATACAGCTTAAAAACCCCTCCGCAATCGATAGAAGCGGAACAGTCCGTGCTGGGCGGGTTAATGCTTGAAAACCAGAGATGGGATGATGTGGCAGAAATCGTTAGTGAGCAGGATTTTAGTTCTCGACCGCATCGCTCAATTTTCTCTGCAATGAGATCGCTCGTTGCGAATCAATTCCCGATTGATTTGATAACCCTCGCTGAGCACATCGAAAACGAGGGAGAAGGTAAGCTGGATAGTCTCGGCGGTTTCGCCTATCTGGCAGAACTGTCAAAAAATACGCCCAGTGCGGCAAATATAATTGCCTACGCGCAGATCGTCAGGGAACGTGCCGTAATCAGGGAAATGATAAAAGTTGCCAACGAAATAACCGAGGCCGGTTACAACCCGGAAGGTAGGACAAGTGACGAATTGCTTGATCTTGCAGAAAGCCGGATTTTCCAGATTGCAGAGCAAAGGGGAAATAAAAGCGGTGGGCCGGAAAATATCAGCAGCATTCTGGACAGAACCGTTACCAAGATTGAAGCCTTGTTCCAGCGTCCCCATGACGGGGTCACTGGAGTTGATACCGGCTACGTGGACGTGAACAAGAAGACAGCCGGTCTACAGCCCTCGGATTTGATTATTATCGCTGCCAGACCCTCAATGGGGAAAACTACGTTTGCAATGAACATCTGCGAGAATGTATCGCTGACAAACGAT contains these protein-coding regions:
- the dnaB gene encoding replicative DNA helicase, translating into MTMADISFTETGETKQTAEYSLKTPPQSIEAEQSVLGGLMLENQRWDDVAEIVSEQDFSSRPHRSIFSAMRSLVANQFPIDLITLAEHIENEGEGKLDSLGGFAYLAELSKNTPSAANIIAYAQIVRERAVIREMIKVANEITEAGYNPEGRTSDELLDLAESRIFQIAEQRGNKSGGPENISSILDRTVTKIEALFQRPHDGVTGVDTGYVDVNKKTAGLQPSDLIIIAARPSMGKTTFAMNICENVSLTNDKPVMIFSLEMPTEQLMMRSLASLSRVNQTSIRTGQLDDEDWARLSGTMGLLLEKKNIYIDDSSGLTPMDVRSRARRLSREHGGLSLIMIDYLQLMRVPSLSDNRTLEIAEISRSLKALAKELNVPVIALSQLNRSLEQRADKRPVNSDLRESGSIEQDADLIMFIYRDEVYHENSDMKGIAEIIIGKQRNGPIGTVRLTFNGQWSRFDNYGGPEYHDDD